The Astyanax mexicanus isolate ESR-SI-001 chromosome 21, AstMex3_surface, whole genome shotgun sequence genome contains the following window.
TGTCCACGATTGCAGGAAAAGCAGATTTGATTCTTAAATCAagggtgcatttcccaaaagcttATACTTAAGagtgatcgttaattaaagagtgtttcatAAAACTCTTGAATAGCTAAAGTATTATGTAAACATGCTCACAAATTAAAAGTGTCCCAATCATTTTTCTGAAAGTTTTTTATTGGGTactgcttgcagttcagcaccatAAGCACCAGAGAAAACGACATGAGCAATAATCAAAGATTAATTATTTTCGTGGCTGGcggattatattatatatatatatatatatatatatatatatatatatatatatatatatattattatatacacaatATCACTTGCTGCAATGATgcaaatacatatacagctctgggaaaaaaataagaggccacttaaaaatgatgagtttctttgattttaccaaattgaaaatcttaatcaatataatcaatataatcaagaggaagatggatgatcacaagccatcaaaccaaactgaactgcgtaaatttttgcaccaggagtaaagcataaagttatccaaaagcagtgtgtaagactggtggaggagaacatgccaagatgcatgaaaactgtgattaaaaaccagggttattcaactaaatattgatttctgaactcttacaactttatgaagttttaaaatgaagggagaaatgttgtccgtagtttatagaataaaacaacaatggttattttactcaaacatgtacctgtaaatagcaaaatcagagaaactgaagtggtgtcttatttttttttccagagcttcacatataattttgtatatttattaatcTATGTGTGCTTTACAAAGTATGTCCGTTTGCTATTTTAATTTCAggatatgtataataatattgattAAAACTCATTTCTATATTTCTGAGAGTAATAGTGAATTAATTCTACTATTTGGCAGTGCTGAATTGAAGTTTATTGTTTGACTACTGTTTAAAGgggagcagtaaaaaaaaaatgttctgtaaattaatttattaagtttTGCTTGGCAAAGCTCTTTGGGAATACTCACAGAACTGCTTTGTTCTTTTCTCATGTCATGCATTAATTAGTTCAGTATTCAGTGggaataatgcaaaatactggaaaaagaaaaagcttatattttatttgtaataaattataCTGTTCTACTGTATGTTGCAAAATAAGAATCATctacttaaaaaatactttaaaatacattttactaagCAATTAACTATGTGCAGTGGATACAGATacaatttactgtaaaataaagatCTGGCTATGTTATAATTGAGAGtttattaaacttttaaaagtaaatataGAAGAAAAGTTTTGGTTCAGTTTTAGCATCTATAataacttacttaaaaaaaacgaaataaataaaagagaagtaaaatgatgaaaaaataagCAATGATCCACAACACAAGTTCTAAATGAATAGTATTTTAGCCTACAAACAGcataaataaattacagtttGGCAGCTTATGTAAAAACCTACCTCTGGTTGTGGGTTTGCAGATAGAACACAGGCTGCAGCAGTTCACAGCTGTGCTGATTTACAGAGAGAACATCTATATATAGTATTTTAGGAGAAAATTTTAAGAGGCTGGGGTAACTCAGGGGAGTTCCATGTAGGAAAGTAATGTCCTTTCCTAATCTCTCATTATTATCTCATTATCATAAATCTAGAGTCAGCATCACACGTGTTtaatttgagtaaaaataaaggaagtcTAGGATGAAAATACCACAGTTTACCAAAAGCTGTAACTTTGCATAACATTTTGACTGATCTGTTAAAGGAAATTGTCTATAGGAGGGGAAATGGAAGTGGTGTATGTGAAAGTGTGAACATCTGTTttaaatctataaatatatatcaatattacaCTGAACGTGGTTGCACACTCAAGAAACTACATAAGGTCAGCACAATTCCTGCTTAAACTTGCTGCTCTGTAGAAAAACAGAACTTAAAATAGCTTGCCCTGATATGATATTTAAATCAGCTGAACAAACAATAATTAATGACAATGTGAATTAAACtagagtggtatgaaaaagtttgggcacccctctTAAttgtcatgattttcctttataaatcattggttgttcagatcagtattgtcaattaaatatatcatatagcagacgaactcagtgatatttgagaagtgaaatgaagtttatatgatttagaGAAATtgagcaataattctttaaacacagtttggcaggtgcataaatttgggcaactcaacagaaaaattacatcaatattgaataaatcctccttttgcagaaataacagcctctaaacacttactttagcttccaatgagagtctggcttccgATTggaggtattttggaccattcttctttacaaaacatctacaGTTCAgtcaccacagattttcagtaacATTCAGGTCTGGGAACTGAGATGATCAAAGACAAAGGGGGTCTGCAACTGACACGTTACAGAACCAGGCTTTAAAATGCagcctaaaattatttatttatcataattTGACTCAAGACTTATTTAGACCttccagttagctagctcaccgctaccGTTCGTATGTTAGCTTGCccgccgctaaagttagctagctcaccgctaaccttagttctctttccggCAACTTAGCCAACTCGCCGGAGaggtcagtatgttagctagctcagtttgtttaacgtttttttttttttatttaatgcatgtgtagccaggtggtgaattgagaacacacctttaaaatgtgtgtctgtaactttaagaaacacaatcagaagtgttgtcaccctgagagaggaaagggaggagctaagagcatggcagagaaggaggctcaagctgcagtgaatggtggtgctccattttaggatccatccagagccatcctaatgaaataagaggtaaaaatcaggaaatactgaacaatataaggtttagttggcctataacagtagtagatgcctatattgcctttctaaacatgtattttggatgaatcacaaccagatgcgggcagatggcattgtttctgtggggtagtgtgctcctcgtgttcaagccttgtatttttctgggttacagaagctgtttatccaagttctcttgatgaaatgctcaaatcttgttgagtaaagctgagtaaatcgaggtgagcttaaaaacaaatataaaaagagctctgttaatggtattaatgtggtattaatgttatttatctattttctgtaattagtgccactaccaaatactgtgctgtgttctaagctagggttttacagtgtatatattttatttttattgttttgagtacaatttaatcagaataaaatacccggaaaaagttcttttgtcatttggtgtgcgtcctttccccggtgacacatgattccttatgtgatccttcatagtctgggGGATGATTAATttagaatgtaaaaaaagaaaaacactgaatgacaaggtgtgtccaaacctttgactgatactgtatacttaaagaaatgtacagtattgtgcaaaagttttaggcacctgtgggaatttcagtaaagaaaaagcttaagtaagtgtttattagctcagtaaaacaccagcattacaataaatacaaacagcaattttacaaaaagtaaCTGCTTTCCTTAAAgcatctcctaatctcttctcatctgagtttattagagttatttctagttctcatcatatcaacacctggtttggtaaattggtaaatttggtaaaccAGGTGAGCTGCTGACCAAACTgaactatatataataatatacacaggctggctgaggagcatacaggagaaatctgtaatctctacactttgttcttcagcttataacatatataacatacttAAAAAAGGGGAATTCCTTGCTATGTTttaactgtatgtatgtttatttgcatataTTCAAAtcatatttggtgtttttttcaggtaaaaacactcttattactgagataaatggattgtAATTTGCTTCGGTGCCTAAAACtcttgcacagtactgtattacaATAATCTCATAATAAAAAGTTTGATTCATACAGTACTAGCAGTTCAGGTTGAATTTTGTCATCAAACTGTTGGTGTTCAATATCAGTGTGTGCtagtgtctatgttaccttctggctcttttaGTAAGGTTACAGTCAGACATCAGTTAATAATTGCTCATCTGTCCAGTCATTCACTGATGTAAAACTGAATGTTGTGCTCCTCTTACACCCATTATCAGACCAGCTGCCCCACCCCCGTAATGATAACTTAAAAACCTGAATGCAGTAACTGCAGTGAAAGGAAATCttatggtttaaaaaaacaattttcattGTATGAAGAACACTATTTCAAATTGTAAAACGTAATAATAAGTATTCATTAATTTATGCATGAGTGATTTTACTTTGTTGCATCACCATAAAACAACATTCAATCTTCCTAAATTGTATTCTTTTGATACTCTGTCTATCTATCACTAATCTAAGTACTAACTTCCTGTTAGAAAGTGCTGCAGATTCTGGCCTGAGCTTCTTTTAGCCGTTGTAGACGCTGAAACAGTTCAGCCTTCTTGCGTCCTTTTTCTGATCCTTCGCTCAGTAGTTTCATGACATCTGCGCCATTCCTCAAGTCCATCATTTGATCACGCAACATTTTAGCTGCATCCTTCAGCATgaagagctggagcagcattggaaGATAGTCCGACAGTCTCTGGTAGGCAATCTGTAAATATCAAAGCATTGAGTTTTAATGGTGCCACAATGCTGTATATAATACTGTCAGAGCtgtgtggagctactctgagcttgttaatggtgtaaaaatagtgatttatttgcctgttcagagcatcagctaaatgagCTGTATTgcaaaatgctgggggaaaacaCCAGTGGGCTATttgaaaaaagttcatattcatcaccatgtttcactacaccctgAATTCATTCTTTCTCCTTTAGCAACTTCTTCAGCATTCTGAatgaagatttcttttttttaataattttatttctatttttcccattttcttacccaacccactcattaggactcctcctatctctagtgatgccccaacacaccaggagggtgaagactaacacatgcttcctccgatacatgtgaagtcagccaccgcttcttttcgagctgctgctgatgcagcattaccgaacagacagcacgctcggaggaaaacgcagcggctcggtttcgataaatcagctcacagatgccctgtgttgCAGACATAaccttgggagtgatgtggggaaagagctccatctacccacccggaaggagcagggccaattttgctccctctgagcccgaaagcttgatggcaaagctgcatgagcgggggttcaaactgAATGAAGATTTCTAAACTGAAAGAAATACAGTATTCAGTAAACAATTTCAGACCAACCTCATAGTACAGGACCGTCTTTTCTGGGATGAGCTTTCTGCTATCAAGCGCCGCGCACCCGCTTGATGAAAAGATGCCGTCATCATCGTAGAAGGCTTCATCATTTAAATCCTCCTGACTTGAGAGTTTGGAGTTGCTGAGTTTCTGCTGTAAGATACTGTCCTGAGTGAAAACCAGCTGCTCCATTCGGATGAACTCTTTGATCCTGGTCTCCACCTGGGCTTCTTGTTTTGACTGAATATCATCAATCATTGTCTATGGAATACATTTCAAGAGTAAAAGCAGTTTAGAAGTTCAGAAAGGTAATGTATTTtatactttgtaaaaaaaaaacgtcctggGGATTATCAAAATGTTTGTTTGCAAATATGAGACAGGCCTGTATGTTaattttggtcagcagtgttttttacctttttgctcaggctcttttttattattgaatcctTAACAATGATCTTAACTGAGGCCTGCAATTCTTTAGAGGttcttttgtgatctcctggTTGAGTAGTCCATGCCCTTTGGGAGTAGTTTTGGTATGCCGGCTCTGATTCACTTTATATTTATGGCATATGTTGGATGTTGACAACATAACAGTCAGATATTTTGCTATAAAAAGTATGGAATGCTTTTACTTCCTTCGTATAGAAACCCAGCTGGCACACTTGACCTTCAACATTGacatgtggttgaaatatggttaaagtaatgttgtgtttttgagatcagatgttcagagatcagattggtagtggtgggtaactctTTATACTTAgttttactacagtgatgtaagatTATTGTTAACACTCTATTTACTAAAGGATTTTCTACTTTTAGCTACTTGTAATTCAAgttttttgtttgtagttgtatAGTTCCTATATCTCAGAGATGTAAattcaaaaagagagagaataaaaataaaaatgtttaaaattgtatttgttttcCCTCTTCCATACAGTTTTAAGCATCCTGAATGTGCCGaatgagctatggtttattaaaggttgaacgtacgaTGTTAAAACAATGTAGTCATAttaatgttgattcacttttcaaaataaaCACCAAATCCAATGTTGATTCAACTATATTATCTActttgaaatgccagctgggaagtCATTTTAGTTACAGCTTTGATTACATTTTACACGTTGAAAAAACtacattttagtttaaaatgaatTCAATAAAAAAGTAACTTACCATGACTATGTATCTTAGATGAGGGTAGTTGTCAAATGACTTTTCACACACATTCTTAAACTCATCTTGAATGATCTCTGAAAAGAAAAATGAGCAAAATTAGTTGCCTGAAAATCCTGAAATTCTGTTGCATGGAATTATCTTAAGTCACCCAAGTTTTCTAATCAGAATTTTTCTCAGCGTGTTTTGATGTAACTCACCTCGGATGATCTTCAGCGTCTCCATCGCTGGTTCTTCAAGAGCCTTCACCTGATGTTTGACTAAAGACTCCAGAGAGGAGTAGTCACTGAACGTCAGCAGCTCCCGGCCACGGTGCAGATCATCATATTTATAGATCATTCTGTCAACGGCTTCTTTGACTGAATTCAGAACCAAGCAGAGAGCACAAGAGATAACTTATATATAGCatcttttattattgtatatttttccctttttcttcctAATTTTGCACGGcccattacccaacccacttattaggactccccctatcactagtgatgccccaacacaccaggagggtgaagactaacacatgcctcctccgacttttcgagctgctgctgatgcagcattgccgagtagcatcatagcgcgcttggaggaaagcacaatgtctcggttctgatacatcagctcacagacaccttgtgctgcagacatcaccctttagtgatgtggggagagagcgccatctacccacctgtagggagcagggccaattctgctccctctgagcgccggcagctgatggcaaagctgcatgagcgggggttcgaacatgtgacctcccgctcatagtggcagcgctttagactgctggaccactctgtgccccATATATAGCATCTTTAAAGCAACAATAATAAGTGTAATAGAACTAAAGCTGATTGAGGGAAACACTGTTTGAATGATTCCTCTTACATGATATCTGGCTGCTTCTAAGATATCCATCCCACTGTTTGAAGACTGGGCGCAGCAGAGCATATAAGTTCTTGTGCTGAGAGTCCCCTGATCTCGCCAGTTCATGGATATTATCACTGAACTCATTAATAACCTGaataagagaaaagaagaaagaaattgTATGGAAACAATGCAActgaaaaacatttttacacagatttatttcacatattttctaattttctcctaaatttagctaggccaaccgAGTCTCAAGCAGCTGTGGTGGGTAAGCGATGcaacaacaccaggagggtgaagactagcacatgcctcctctgatacatgtgaattcagccaccgcctctttttgaactgctgttgatgcagcattgctgagtagcatcacagtgcactctaaAGAAAgggcagcaactcggttctgatacatcagctcacagacgccttgtgctgagcggcatcgccctaggagtgatgagggaaaagagcgccatctacccacacagaaagAAGCAAGGCCAGATGCTACAGACCTGGGTTTATGATGGGGCCTTGTGGGCCCTAAATTGgtgatcaatatatgctatattacctttataataatatatttggataaaaagtctagagttcactaagataaaaagtctagagttcactaagttctgctaaaacaggtgtctgaccctttctctgaggcctgtacagtctgtaccaaggcgTGAGGTGCTGGTCGAGGCGACCTTGGGCTTTGTCTGACTTCGGCTGAAAAAGCCCAGACGTTGCGCAAGATCAGCTTTCTCTCACAAGAAGAGTGCCCAAGTGAAGGAAAGGTGGAgcttaaagcccccacctttgttcacccaaatactgtataaaagtgtgtgtattcctctgtattaTCAGAACACTGAAGCTTCCTGACACtacctggctgacttcaagaacaataaaagatcaacttagaacttcggaaagactcgtcttctcctttctttaaacttgaggcactcgtctgtttttatcttctttcttttgaacttaaaacttttgtagtgatgcatgactagataagttttagagctcattttagctagcccaggcttccctttctgggaggcctagaagagtcgtgaaataTCCGCGACAGCCTTCGCCAAAGACTATCGAGATTAAAACTTGTCTTAATGCacatttgtgtcttttttttcgaGAACATATCTTTTTAGTAGTTTAATGACTACTGCTTTAGTAGTCCACTGACAGTGCTGCATGGCTCAttgaagctgcttttttattttccaggATTTTGTTACTGCATTTCACCTGTCACACCTTTAATtctttctcttcactgctgaaaatgGGACCTACTCCATTTTTAAACTGAGCTtaagttgttgccatgtgggttaGCCAGATGTCTTCCTGCGCCAGTTGTCTCCAGTTTCCAAAAGTCTTTTGAAGGCGTAGGAAACTCTTTATTATATTAAACGACTAAAACAGCCATGGCAGTGTACTGTTAACTGTTGTATCATTTAAGGTAAATGCTTTTTGTACAATTTCAGGTTACTCACTGGTGCTAAAAAacgcttaaatggcaaaaataaactgAAGACGAACTTTTGACCTGTAGTGTATATTGTATGCATTTCTAATTACAAGATTGTTCTATGAAAATGTAATTTACTTGCTCTAATTTTATTGGTAAATAATTTTGCGTCATTAAAATATcatctaataaaaaatattagatCAGAAGGTAtagacaatatattttttatattatggaAAGTTTTTTTTCAGATATAGGTTACCTGACTCAAGTACGGTCCCATCATATTATGGTCTATTGGTGGACCCTCCTGATACTTCTTTAGCTCTGCTTGCACCTGAGAAAGGATGCTCTGAACCTGGTCTGTCAGGTGTGGAAGTGATTTCTGTAGGATAGATAGGAACATTCTGTTTAGAACAGCATTATTTCACAATAGTTTTTAAGTCAAACAGTAGAATAAACTTAGGGCTGTGTAGATATGTAGTTGTGAACCATCAGCACGTATCTTACCTTAATGTGGGCAACCAAGTCTACGGTCAACTTTCTTGCCAAGCACTCAGTGGTGGCTTTATCTTCATCCAAAAGCGAGCTATAAATAAATGGTTAGTTTGGTTACAATACAGTGTAAGTTTTAATGCAGTATATGTATTAAGTAGAAAGACATGTTTGGGCAGAGAAAGAATGGGAGTGAATAGGATGaatgaatctatctatctatcgttctagcTATCATTCTACCTATCGTTTTACATATTATCCTATCATTCTCTCATTCTATCTACTGTTCCACTTATTGTTCTATCATTCTATCAATGAATCATTCTATGAATGTgtagatatctatctatctatctatctatcatcgtCCTATCTTCCTTTCTATCGTTATACGTATTATTCTTTCATTCTCTCATTCTATGAATGTGTTTATTGTTCTATCATTCTTTCTATCATTCTATCTTTCATTCTATGAATGTGAAGATAGAATCGATCAGTCTATCTATCGTTCAACGTACCATTCTATCAATCTACTTATTGTTTTATCATTCTTTCTATTGTTCATCCGCTATTAACTTACCTGAAACATCGGTGTTTCCTGAAGAAATCTTTCTCAATTTGCATGGCTTCACTCAGAGAGATCTTATCATTAATATCCTGTTGACCTCGGCATCGTACAATGATGTACCCTTTACTGAGCGGAATGACTTTGCCCTGGACAATCTTTAAAACGTCCCCTTCTGCTCCTCTGTCGATCAAATCTGGTTTTGTAAGGATGGCTGTGAACAGATACCAGAAAAATTACAATTCAAATACAATAcaagaaaatgtgaaataaatacaAGATAATACACTTATTGACGAAATATAACAtttgatggaacaatgaattctgaattacaCCAGAGAATTCTAAAGCAAAATGTTTGAACATCCGTCCATAACCTGAATCTCAAAAGAagatgggtcatgcagcaagacagtgaccctaagcacacaagtcgcTCTATTTGTTTAATTGGGCtttctttatttacattaaggACTTAAAAATCATCATGCATAAATCTAGCAAATTCTatagggttcacaaactttcaagcaccagtGTATAATTATTCgtgtacatatattatataattacattacaactcatttttttctttatgaaaTGAGTGTATATACTGCGCATAAATGAAAtcatacattacatttttaaaaacagagattTTACATGTACCAAGAGTTCTGCTTCCATGAGGATCCACTTCCTGTGCCATTCTCAGGGCCTCAGTTGTGGCTATGTCAACGTTACAAGGGACCACAACCAAATTGATGGTTTCATCTTTGGTGATGTATTTCAAAATAAGACTGCGGATCTAGAAATATGAAAAAATAGAATTGTGTAGGTAATGCAGTGATCAGTTAATGTTTTCTTTGTATAATTGATTTCTTATTATATCAcaatcccattttctctccaatttagaaGGTCAATTACATCTTCATTCAGTAGGACTGCCTCTATTTCTAATAATGTTCCTAACTCTAGcccatgcctcctccaatacatgtttAACCAGATACCACCTCTTTCCAACTGCTGTTGATGTAGCATTATCGGGTAGCCACTCAAAGGAAAGCACAGCTACCCATCTCTATTGCATAAGCTAAAAGAGACATGTAGTGACTGACATCACCATTG
Protein-coding sequences here:
- the LOC103026133 gene encoding interferon-induced GTP-binding protein Mx3 → MDGDLEGSKKHSSERDVTFQSHLQNEVRPFIELIDSLRVLGIDKDLNLPSIAVVGDQSSGKSSVLEAISGVALPRGSGIVTRCPLELKLRKKQGQWEGKISYKGHSETFYDPSQVESLVRRAQDVLAGNGVGICHELISLEISSSEVCDLTLIDLPGITRVPVKGQPDDIGDQIRSLILKYITKDETINLVVVPCNVDIATTEALRMAQEVDPHGSRTLAILTKPDLIDRGAEGDVLKIVQGKVIPLSKGYIIVRCRGQQDINDKISLSEAMQIEKDFFRKHRCFSSLLDEDKATTECLARKLTVDLVAHIKKSLPHLTDQVQSILSQVQAELKKYQEGPPIDHNMMGPYLSQVINEFSDNIHELARSGDSQHKNLYALLRPVFKQWDGYLRSSQISFKEAVDRMIYKYDDLHRGRELLTFSDYSSLESLVKHQVKALEEPAMETLKIIREIIQDEFKNVCEKSFDNYPHLRYIVMTMIDDIQSKQEAQVETRIKEFIRMEQLVFTQDSILQQKLSNSKLSSQEDLNDEAFYDDDGIFSSSGCAALDSRKLIPEKTVLYYEIAYQRLSDYLPMLLQLFMLKDAAKMLRDQMMDLRNGADVMKLLSEGSEKGRKKAELFQRLQRLKEAQARICSTF